A single region of the Flavobacteriales bacterium genome encodes:
- a CDS encoding lysophospholipid acyltransferase family protein: protein MAFPAQQALSEHDLDMTEFVRSFLDVSRISLKIEEKDLSRIPTVGPGILVVNCLFGPVDPILLLDAISSVRHDVKVLSSYDFSSYGELKDHIVPFDMDKSEDALIDSIQKLIEMNQLVVVFPAKQGTISRITANMAIDKRWHPKLMRVLFRIDQSIQPIHVGTESLIGLIHSKTFSFDRMTAFFQDLNSKEKHVRLRVGNPIGTKLKARFTRPEDYARFVRAKLYSLGSKIDVNSFFSFTSADFGTALQEPLAEAIDPNFIELELNALNPSNCLIKQAQFKVFLASASQIPKSLKEIGRLREITFRTVGEGSGDSLDLDEYDMYYHQLILWDQENKKIAGGYRIGFGHEIMELYGKRGFYLHSLFKFRKPLNKVLEQSIELGRSYVTPEYQKARLPLFLLWKGILVVLLQNLGYRYLIGPVSISNEYSSFSRQLIVEFIKKHYWNEKLAKHVKPRKVFAPPCRDLDIDAIINIMSPEVSELDKIIEEVEPKNFKLPVLVKKYIKQEAKIIGFNLDPKFSNVLDGLIVLDMMDIPAETLENLNRELH from the coding sequence ATGGCCTTTCCTGCTCAGCAAGCACTTTCAGAACATGACTTGGACATGACTGAATTCGTCCGTTCGTTCTTAGATGTTTCGCGGATATCGTTGAAAATAGAAGAGAAAGATCTCTCTCGGATTCCGACCGTTGGCCCCGGTATTTTGGTGGTGAATTGTCTCTTCGGTCCAGTTGACCCGATATTATTGCTAGATGCAATTTCTTCCGTCAGACATGACGTCAAGGTCTTGAGTTCCTACGACTTTTCCTCCTATGGAGAGTTAAAAGATCATATCGTACCATTTGATATGGATAAAAGCGAAGATGCGTTGATCGATTCGATTCAGAAATTGATCGAAATGAATCAATTGGTTGTCGTATTCCCGGCAAAGCAAGGGACGATCAGTCGAATAACGGCCAACATGGCCATAGATAAGCGTTGGCATCCAAAACTGATGCGTGTTCTATTTCGAATCGATCAATCAATTCAGCCGATACATGTAGGTACAGAATCGCTTATAGGTCTGATTCATTCTAAGACATTTTCGTTCGATAGGATGACAGCTTTTTTTCAGGATCTGAACTCGAAAGAGAAGCACGTGCGCTTGAGGGTTGGAAATCCGATCGGAACTAAGCTGAAAGCACGTTTTACTCGCCCCGAAGACTATGCCCGATTCGTTAGAGCAAAACTGTACAGTCTTGGAAGTAAGATCGATGTGAATTCGTTCTTCAGTTTTACGAGTGCTGATTTCGGGACGGCTCTTCAAGAACCTTTAGCGGAAGCCATCGACCCGAATTTTATTGAACTGGAGTTGAATGCGCTGAATCCGTCCAATTGCCTGATCAAGCAGGCTCAATTCAAGGTTTTTCTTGCATCCGCAAGCCAGATTCCCAAGTCGCTGAAAGAAATTGGTCGGCTTCGCGAAATCACCTTCAGGACGGTTGGTGAAGGATCCGGAGACTCTTTAGACCTTGATGAATACGATATGTATTATCATCAATTGATCTTATGGGATCAAGAAAACAAGAAGATTGCTGGAGGATACCGGATCGGATTCGGTCACGAGATAATGGAGCTTTACGGCAAACGCGGATTCTATCTTCATTCGTTGTTCAAATTCCGAAAGCCTCTGAATAAAGTGTTGGAGCAATCAATCGAGCTTGGACGTTCTTACGTTACGCCAGAATATCAAAAAGCCAGGCTGCCATTGTTCCTTCTTTGGAAAGGAATTTTGGTCGTGCTTTTACAGAATCTGGGTTATCGATATTTGATCGGCCCAGTAAGTATCAGCAACGAATATTCTAGTTTTTCAAGGCAGTTGATCGTTGAGTTTATCAAGAAACATTACTGGAATGAAAAGTTGGCGAAACACGTGAAACCAAGAAAGGTCTTTGCCCCGCCATGCCGAGATCTGGATATTGATGCCATCATCAATATTATGAGCCCAGAAGTAAGTGAACTGGACAAGATCATTGAAGAAGTGGAACCGAAAAACTTCAAACTTCCCGTTCTTGTTAAGAAATACATCAAACAGGAAGCGAAGATCATCGGGTTCAACCTCGACCCGAAATTTTCGAATGTGCTGGACGGGCTAATTGTGCTTGATATGATGGACATCCCAGCTGAAACCTTGGAGAATTTGAACCGAGAACTCCATTGA
- a CDS encoding TonB-dependent receptor, with product MKNILSIFLFIWGNDVFAQNSIKGKIVDETGPLPGANIIIQGTSTGATTDMEGRFTINNSPKGSQTLLVSFIGYEKFEKKIEVTEGENNVGELKLSQGKQLGEVVIEGDFRGTEAKAFNMTKTSPRIVNVIASDGVGKLPDRNVAEAIQRVPAVAIERDQGEGRYVSIRGTPTDWSASLINGNRLPVADENANSRTLSFDVIPTDLIEYIILSKALTPDQEGDAIGGSLNFISRTAPRQRTLTASLSGGMNFQSMGPAVNASVLWGDRSKNKRFGYIINGMYYNRSYGTDNYEVVYGSNYNHGVNRLELRDYIGTRQTIGANASAEYNLNDQSKIFVKGVFGRMTDNEHHRKTRYNWAEGAGQTISFQNIHDIMESTLFGGEVGGNYKLHPKWNLEYKVSSYHNRFGYGPVPFERGDSRNGYNVVEFKRFQVNFTDQIFIDPETGEQVSPNTPGAWRIKLIGDDYPGGGGDDPNNIQPQYTDSITADQFIFNDAYSELNTTWERDPIVGQLDLTWNVRGNLTLKAGGKYRWKQGFRELSLYEWDQNFLVTTNAIRLTQFDNEALNTNGGFLQELGSNYEDNFFPFLTNGQLADFYSVMDDSIRGIEMNSNHPQYEEWIGSKYRYDEQVVAGYAMADWNVFKNKLQITGGLRLEQTYLSMTADTAYMGFVANRYIGIPGMENEVYISVYNDTLAANFLSYRDAIAVYHVPVIETTSTTKYLSVLPMLHFTYRLGDKANIRLAATRSLRRPNFNETKPGSPVKDYTNLEYNIGNRNLKPSYSWNFDLMGEYYFGNIGMISAGVFYKYVTDHIFATITADVDQRTGIIYKSFRNADNSYVVGVEASFNRRFDFLPGFLSGFGFNGNYTYIHSEMRVPGRTKAQPLPRQAEHLFNAALFYEKHGVNARLALNYKGAYLYEMNLAAVADAEGNPILLHDNTDFDVFMDDFLSMDFSLSYNFKKHWTVFGEANNLLNWPYRLYRGNRDRPVQVEYYDVRALVGVKFSL from the coding sequence ATGAAAAACATCCTTTCTATTTTCCTATTTATTTGGGGAAATGACGTGTTCGCTCAAAACTCCATCAAAGGGAAAATTGTGGACGAAACTGGCCCACTGCCAGGTGCAAACATTATCATTCAGGGAACTTCTACTGGAGCGACCACGGATATGGAAGGACGTTTTACCATCAACAATTCTCCGAAGGGAAGCCAAACATTGCTGGTCTCGTTCATTGGCTACGAAAAGTTTGAAAAGAAGATTGAAGTAACCGAAGGTGAGAATAACGTTGGTGAACTAAAGTTGAGTCAGGGTAAGCAACTCGGTGAGGTAGTGATCGAGGGCGATTTTAGAGGAACTGAGGCAAAGGCTTTCAACATGACCAAAACCTCCCCACGAATTGTGAATGTGATTGCTTCGGACGGAGTTGGAAAACTTCCAGACCGAAATGTTGCTGAAGCAATTCAGCGCGTACCCGCAGTTGCAATTGAGCGCGACCAAGGCGAAGGCCGCTACGTGTCAATCCGTGGTACGCCTACCGATTGGAGCGCCTCACTTATCAACGGAAACCGATTGCCCGTGGCAGATGAGAATGCCAATTCGCGTACACTGTCTTTCGATGTCATCCCGACCGACCTCATCGAATACATCATTCTTTCAAAAGCATTGACACCCGATCAGGAAGGTGATGCGATCGGTGGTAGCCTCAATTTCATCTCGCGTACCGCCCCTCGCCAAAGAACCCTGACGGCAAGTCTTTCGGGCGGGATGAATTTCCAGTCGATGGGACCTGCTGTGAACGCTTCGGTGCTGTGGGGCGACCGCTCCAAGAACAAGCGGTTTGGCTACATAATCAATGGGATGTATTACAACCGTAGTTACGGAACGGATAATTACGAGGTGGTTTATGGAAGTAATTACAACCACGGTGTCAACCGTTTGGAGCTGCGCGATTACATCGGAACGCGGCAAACAATTGGGGCAAATGCTTCGGCAGAATACAATCTCAACGATCAATCAAAAATCTTTGTGAAAGGGGTCTTCGGGCGGATGACCGATAACGAACACCATCGCAAAACGCGCTACAATTGGGCCGAAGGCGCGGGTCAGACCATTTCATTTCAGAACATCCACGACATCATGGAGTCCACGCTTTTCGGAGGTGAGGTAGGTGGGAATTACAAATTGCATCCCAAATGGAACCTCGAATACAAGGTTTCGAGCTATCACAATCGCTTCGGCTACGGCCCTGTTCCATTTGAGCGTGGCGACAGCCGCAATGGATACAACGTGGTGGAATTCAAGCGCTTTCAGGTCAATTTCACCGATCAGATATTCATTGATCCAGAAACAGGCGAGCAGGTTTCGCCAAATACGCCTGGAGCGTGGCGTATCAAACTAATTGGAGATGACTATCCGGGTGGCGGAGGTGATGACCCGAATAATATCCAGCCTCAATACACTGACAGCATCACGGCTGACCAATTCATTTTCAATGATGCGTATAGTGAATTGAATACCACTTGGGAGCGCGACCCGATTGTGGGACAGCTCGATCTTACGTGGAATGTGCGCGGAAATCTGACACTGAAAGCGGGCGGAAAATACCGCTGGAAACAGGGTTTCCGCGAACTCAGTCTCTACGAATGGGACCAGAACTTTCTAGTTACCACAAACGCCATTCGCTTGACGCAGTTCGACAACGAAGCGTTGAACACCAATGGTGGCTTCTTGCAGGAACTCGGTTCCAACTACGAGGACAATTTCTTTCCATTTCTGACCAATGGTCAATTGGCGGATTTCTATTCGGTGATGGATGATTCAATCCGCGGGATTGAGATGAATTCCAACCATCCGCAATACGAGGAATGGATCGGCAGCAAGTACAGATATGATGAACAGGTGGTTGCTGGATATGCCATGGCTGACTGGAACGTGTTCAAGAATAAGTTGCAGATAACGGGTGGGTTGCGCTTGGAGCAGACCTATCTCAGCATGACTGCCGATACCGCGTACATGGGTTTTGTGGCCAATCGTTATATCGGTATTCCAGGAATGGAAAATGAGGTTTACATCTCTGTTTACAACGATACGTTGGCTGCAAACTTCCTTTCGTATCGCGATGCCATAGCCGTGTATCACGTTCCTGTGATTGAGACCACATCGACCACCAAATACCTTTCGGTCTTGCCGATGCTGCATTTTACGTATCGATTGGGAGACAAGGCCAACATTCGATTGGCGGCCACACGGTCGTTACGCAGGCCGAACTTCAACGAAACCAAACCGGGTTCTCCCGTGAAGGATTACACCAATTTGGAGTACAACATCGGTAATCGGAACCTGAAACCAAGCTACAGTTGGAACTTCGACCTGATGGGCGAATACTATTTCGGAAACATCGGAATGATATCCGCTGGTGTGTTTTATAAATACGTGACCGACCACATTTTTGCCACCATCACAGCCGATGTGGATCAGCGCACGGGCATCATTTACAAGAGTTTCAGAAATGCAGACAATTCCTACGTGGTTGGGGTGGAAGCTTCGTTCAATCGTAGGTTCGATTTCCTTCCAGGATTTCTGAGCGGTTTCGGCTTCAATGGAAATTATACTTACATCCATTCCGAGATGCGCGTGCCAGGAAGAACCAAAGCACAGCCGCTTCCACGTCAGGCTGAACATCTTTTCAACGCGGCTCTTTTCTACGAGAAACATGGGGTGAATGCAAGGCTGGCGCTGAACTACAAAGGCGCTTACCTCTACGAAATGAACTTGGCCGCTGTTGCGGATGCCGAAGGGAATCCAATTCTCCTCCACGACAACACGGATTTTGATGTATTCATGGACGATTTCCTGAGCATGGATTTTTCACTTTCCTACAACTTCAAAAAGCATTGGACAGTCTTTGGCGAAGCGAACAACCTACTCAACTGGCCTTACCGTCTCTATCGTGGAAATAGGGATCGCCCCGTGCAAGTGGAATACTATGATGTTCGGGCACTGGTAGGGGTGAAATTCAGCCTCTGA
- a CDS encoding alkaline phosphatase family protein, with protein MKQFLLTILSITLISSLQAQEKKVLFIGVDGVRSDALQQANTPTWDSLTSVGLYTYTSWHVDITVSGPSWSNMLTGVWSDKHGVTNNSYTGSHFNDYPYFVTRAKEHIPTLKAVEISSWTPMCDVSIGGAVYNNGWDASINPPTDDAVEAVALTQLLDPDLDVLFIHIDDVDAQGHGNGFSPTVAPYMAQIEYIDGQIRRILNGLKNRSNYANEDWLVLMTTDHGGIGTGHGGPTRAEREIWWVAAGPSVPHAQITVDLPTSVLGEYTIDLNPDPADYRDAPLLVDIGVTALDHLLGPEGVDPETVTEWDLDGQSWLGYSTYVEETENADFDFGIYPNPNEGLFTLLVGNEVDLGDFNWSIIDVSGKVIRTGAEKRSVGMQNLLPMDITGLNSGIYSLRISDNSKVSTRRIIKK; from the coding sequence ATGAAGCAATTTCTACTTACAATTTTATCGATAACCCTGATTTCCAGCCTTCAGGCACAGGAGAAAAAAGTACTGTTCATCGGAGTTGATGGCGTACGTTCTGACGCATTGCAGCAGGCCAACACACCAACGTGGGACAGCCTCACTTCTGTTGGACTTTACACTTACACATCTTGGCACGTGGACATAACGGTCAGCGGACCTTCTTGGTCTAATATGTTGACGGGTGTTTGGAGCGACAAGCATGGCGTGACAAACAACAGCTACACAGGAAGTCATTTCAACGATTATCCATACTTCGTTACACGTGCTAAAGAACATATTCCAACGTTGAAAGCCGTTGAGATTTCGAGTTGGACACCCATGTGTGATGTTTCTATTGGAGGTGCTGTGTACAACAACGGATGGGATGCTTCGATCAATCCTCCAACGGATGATGCCGTGGAAGCGGTGGCCTTGACACAATTGCTCGACCCGGATCTAGATGTACTCTTCATCCATATTGATGACGTGGACGCACAGGGACATGGAAATGGATTCAGCCCAACAGTTGCTCCTTACATGGCCCAAATTGAATACATCGATGGGCAGATCAGAAGAATTTTGAATGGATTGAAAAACCGGTCCAATTATGCCAATGAAGATTGGTTGGTGCTAATGACCACAGATCATGGTGGAATTGGAACAGGTCATGGTGGACCTACACGTGCAGAGCGCGAAATATGGTGGGTAGCTGCAGGACCGAGTGTCCCGCATGCACAAATAACCGTTGACCTTCCGACATCCGTACTTGGTGAGTACACAATAGATTTAAACCCAGACCCTGCTGATTACAGAGATGCTCCACTTTTGGTGGATATAGGTGTAACAGCTCTAGATCACTTACTTGGACCAGAAGGAGTTGATCCCGAAACGGTAACTGAATGGGATCTTGATGGGCAATCTTGGTTGGGTTACAGCACATATGTTGAGGAAACTGAAAATGCTGATTTCGATTTCGGAATTTACCCAAACCCTAACGAAGGTCTGTTCACGTTGCTTGTCGGCAATGAAGTTGACCTGGGAGATTTCAATTGGTCAATTATCGATGTCTCTGGAAAAGTGATTCGTACAGGTGCTGAAAAACGTTCGGTAGGAATGCAGAATCTGCTGCCAATGGATATTACAGGCCTAAACTCCGGTATTTATTCGCTAAGAATATCCGATAACTCAAAGGTTTCAACTCGTAGAATCATAAAGAAATAG
- a CDS encoding T9SS type A sorting domain-containing protein, whose protein sequence is MKLIPLSFMSILLSSSLVGQTYLVSDYGAIGDGSTINTASIQAAIDDCNANGGGEVVIAGGNFLSGTIWLKDGVNLRVDAGAELRGSNSISDYPDITPQIPTYVNNYTRKALIYAEGQSHIGISGEGRIDGQGSSFIGIDERPFGIRFVSCQNVTLEISELRNSGFWMMNLLDVDTLVIRNMEIFNHGNSNNDGLSLDGCRNVLIEDCTVDSNNDPIVLKTTSPAECENIEIRNCTVATWSRAIKIGTETHSGFRNIHIHDIAVVWSSLAIPLFGIGVASCGINLAIVDGGFMEDVTVENITMEGVNTALFIRLGNRGHVWEDGLPAPPVGYLRNVVLRNITAVQESNTTSSITGIPGHYAENITLENIDIEFPGGQSDLGTGYVVPENEGEKPESSIFGDLLPSYGLYIRHVDAIEMSDVCFRWQNADQRPGLMMEDVLNSANYTMISENDGGCVTISSGVSEEAFHRHVWVDETGMMHASIGQSQMSDLQIYDTLGQKVETVKDVSELTDLSWLPAGIYVADLGIGDDQFQFKFVR, encoded by the coding sequence ATGAAGTTAATTCCTCTCTCCTTTATGTCCATCCTACTTTCATCCAGCCTTGTCGGTCAAACATATCTTGTGTCAGACTACGGTGCCATTGGAGATGGATCAACCATCAATACAGCGTCTATTCAGGCAGCTATTGACGATTGCAACGCAAATGGTGGTGGCGAAGTGGTCATCGCTGGGGGCAATTTTCTGAGCGGAACCATCTGGTTGAAAGATGGGGTGAATTTGCGCGTTGATGCAGGGGCTGAATTGCGTGGAAGTAACTCCATTTCCGATTATCCCGACATCACCCCACAGATTCCAACGTACGTGAACAACTACACTCGGAAAGCGCTCATCTATGCCGAAGGTCAGTCGCATATTGGAATTTCAGGTGAAGGAAGGATTGATGGACAAGGAAGCTCTTTCATCGGAATAGATGAACGCCCGTTCGGAATTCGGTTTGTTTCCTGTCAGAATGTGACTTTGGAAATATCTGAACTCAGGAATTCTGGTTTTTGGATGATGAATCTGTTGGATGTAGACACCTTGGTCATTCGGAACATGGAGATTTTCAATCATGGAAATAGCAACAACGATGGCTTGAGTTTGGATGGTTGTAGAAACGTACTCATCGAAGATTGCACGGTTGATAGCAACAACGACCCGATAGTTCTGAAGACCACAAGTCCAGCTGAATGTGAAAATATTGAGATCCGAAATTGTACTGTGGCCACCTGGTCGCGCGCCATCAAGATCGGAACCGAAACACATTCAGGCTTTCGGAATATTCACATCCACGATATTGCCGTGGTTTGGAGTTCGTTGGCAATTCCTCTGTTCGGCATTGGTGTGGCCTCTTGCGGCATCAATCTGGCCATTGTAGATGGAGGCTTCATGGAAGACGTTACTGTTGAAAACATCACGATGGAAGGAGTAAACACGGCCCTTTTTATCCGACTTGGAAACCGAGGGCATGTTTGGGAAGATGGGCTTCCCGCACCACCTGTAGGCTATTTGAGAAATGTAGTCTTACGGAACATAACGGCTGTTCAGGAAAGCAACACTACGTCTAGCATCACTGGCATACCAGGTCATTATGCTGAGAATATCACGCTCGAAAACATCGACATCGAATTCCCAGGAGGTCAAAGCGACCTTGGGACGGGTTATGTGGTTCCTGAAAACGAAGGTGAAAAACCTGAAAGCTCCATTTTTGGTGATCTGCTGCCGTCCTATGGGTTATACATCAGGCATGTGGATGCCATCGAAATGTCTGATGTCTGTTTCAGATGGCAAAATGCCGATCAACGACCGGGACTTATGATGGAAGACGTCCTTAATTCAGCAAATTACACGATGATCTCTGAGAATGATGGCGGCTGTGTCACCATTAGTTCTGGGGTTTCAGAGGAAGCTTTTCACCGCCATGTTTGGGTGGACGAAACTGGAATGATGCACGCATCGATTGGCCAAAGCCAAATGTCCGATCTTCAAATCTATGATACGCTCGGTCAGAAAGTTGAAACTGTTAAAGATGTCAGTGAACTGACCGATCTCTCATGGCTTCCTGCTGGGATTTACGTGGCAGATCTCGGAATTGGAGATGATCAGTTTCAATTCAAATTTGTAAGGTGA
- a CDS encoding NAD(P)H-dependent oxidoreductase, giving the protein MKIYLLLGHPDSASYNGAIAHAYCQKAQELGHEVRFQKVGDLKFDPILHKGYKEIQALEPDLAQAQENLLWCDHWVVVYPMWWGSVPALFKGFLDRTLVPGFAFKYHKNDPMWDKLLKGRSGEIIRTSDAPTIWICLMYGNSDLGMIKNATMNFCGIKPVRVHRIDRVKDRSMEELEKKIQKVIHSIPKLRN; this is encoded by the coding sequence ATGAAAATCTATTTGCTTTTAGGACATCCAGATTCTGCTTCCTATAACGGAGCGATTGCGCACGCTTACTGCCAAAAGGCTCAGGAATTAGGGCACGAAGTGCGGTTTCAAAAGGTTGGAGATTTGAAATTTGACCCGATTCTGCATAAGGGGTACAAGGAAATACAAGCATTAGAACCAGACCTGGCCCAGGCGCAAGAAAACCTGTTATGGTGTGATCATTGGGTTGTGGTTTATCCGATGTGGTGGGGCTCTGTTCCTGCCTTATTCAAGGGATTTTTAGATCGAACATTGGTTCCGGGGTTTGCTTTTAAGTATCACAAGAACGACCCGATGTGGGACAAACTTCTGAAGGGAAGATCGGGAGAGATAATCCGCACTTCAGATGCTCCCACGATTTGGATCTGTCTGATGTATGGCAATAGCGATCTCGGTATGATAAAGAATGCTACGATGAATTTTTGCGGCATTAAACCAGTAAGGGTGCACCGTATTGACCGCGTTAAGGATAGAAGTATGGAAGAGTTGGAAAAGAAGATCCAGAAAGTCATCCATTCAATTCCCAAGCTTAGGAACTGA
- a CDS encoding glycerophosphodiester phosphodiesterase family protein produces the protein MRIPFSFFPFLFVTLSATAQIEVVVHRGANHLAPENTKASAEAAIKLGAHYVEIDVRTSNDGVLYIMHDPTVNRTTDGSGLLGSMTSAEIDKLDAGSWFGKEFKGEPVPKLREYLNWIKGKAKVYFDVKDANPAQLIALVKETGMENDCFFWSGSKKWMKMFRKLSAELPLKVNAGSVEEVEAAVKTYHPQIIECGIGNVTAEFIAACKKHNLRIMLYGSKEDETYFGQVLRTDGVELINIDRPEIYFEVLRAN, from the coding sequence ATGAGAATACCTTTTTCGTTTTTCCCTTTTCTCTTTGTAACGCTTTCCGCAACAGCCCAGATCGAGGTCGTGGTCCATCGCGGAGCCAACCATTTGGCGCCTGAGAATACGAAGGCCTCTGCCGAAGCGGCCATCAAATTGGGCGCACATTATGTGGAAATTGACGTGCGAACCAGTAACGATGGCGTGTTGTATATCATGCATGACCCAACGGTAAATCGCACCACCGATGGTTCAGGACTTTTAGGCTCCATGACAAGTGCTGAGATTGATAAATTGGATGCTGGAAGTTGGTTCGGGAAGGAATTCAAAGGAGAACCAGTTCCCAAATTGCGCGAATACTTGAACTGGATAAAAGGCAAGGCCAAGGTATATTTCGATGTGAAGGATGCCAACCCAGCCCAGCTCATTGCGCTTGTGAAGGAAACAGGTATGGAAAACGACTGTTTCTTCTGGTCGGGCAGCAAAAAGTGGATGAAAATGTTTCGAAAGCTATCGGCCGAACTACCGCTGAAGGTGAATGCGGGTTCTGTGGAGGAAGTGGAGGCCGCTGTGAAAACGTATCATCCGCAGATCATCGAATGCGGTATTGGAAATGTGACTGCCGAATTCATAGCGGCCTGTAAAAAACACAATCTTCGAATAATGCTTTACGGCAGCAAGGAAGACGAAACTTATTTCGGGCAGGTGCTGAGAACAGATGGCGTGGAGCTGATCAACATTGATCGGCCAGAAATTTACTTTGAGGTTCTTCGCGCGAACTAG
- a CDS encoding metallophosphoesterase, giving the protein MKNSLFSLILCLFFLPIMAQQKTAVDSFLINPYLQWSTKNSMTVLWETTSEATTIVEYGEALPKAKEPNLSQKIELTDERLMHEVVLDNLKVETKYVYRVKSRFKSGKEIVSPVSTFKTTVNDDSAFMFAFIGDTQQNRDTPWAWKKVAERVFSERPSFVVNAGDIVDVGSIKDQWVNEFFAPGNIVMSRYPMFTVIGNHEQDDDYYYQYMANPAPEYYYKFRYGNTDFFMIDSNKDVSEGSEQYDWLEWQLAKSDATWKIVVHHHPPYSSEENDQGDTYIGASTYTTKTINLVPLYEKYGVDFCLFGHTHVYERSWPLFENRVNMKNGVVYINSGGAGGGLEDFDPNRSWFSHKVFADHHYTTFAIFDRTLVFKAIDHEGHLFDTFQLEKPEEKGITNRMLQPPPPMIDVDKMVFGDEANVSMQALEKDYAIYYTLDGNEPTQKSTEYVGPFKLKKTTELKARAYTADNRASRIVTRSLKQMDPLPAITTKTERGLNFSYYEFADDLEKLPDFSKLKAKKTGVQQTVNETECNNSKEDLWGLVLDGLVELDESRTYRFFTRSDDGSKLYIDGQLVVDNDGDHGAFWQYGDIILDKGKHALKIEYFDHHHGQMLRAGYLVDGDRRPFTPFQLSH; this is encoded by the coding sequence ATGAAAAACTCCCTTTTTTCTCTCATTCTCTGCCTATTCTTCCTGCCTATAATGGCACAGCAAAAGACTGCCGTAGATAGTTTTTTAATCAATCCTTATCTGCAATGGTCAACTAAGAACAGCATGACTGTGCTGTGGGAAACTACCTCTGAAGCAACAACGATTGTAGAGTATGGCGAAGCACTTCCAAAGGCGAAAGAGCCAAATCTCTCACAGAAAATTGAACTCACAGATGAAAGGTTGATGCACGAAGTGGTGCTAGATAATTTGAAAGTGGAGACGAAATATGTGTATCGTGTCAAATCGAGGTTTAAGTCAGGGAAGGAAATTGTGAGTCCGGTTTCCACGTTCAAGACCACGGTGAATGACGATAGCGCGTTCATGTTCGCCTTTATTGGCGATACGCAACAGAACCGCGATACGCCCTGGGCCTGGAAAAAGGTGGCCGAACGCGTGTTCTCGGAGCGCCCCAGCTTTGTGGTGAATGCGGGCGATATTGTGGATGTGGGTTCCATCAAGGACCAATGGGTGAACGAGTTCTTCGCTCCGGGAAACATCGTGATGAGCCGCTACCCGATGTTCACCGTTATCGGCAACCACGAGCAGGATGACGACTACTACTACCAGTACATGGCCAACCCTGCACCAGAATACTATTACAAGTTCCGTTATGGCAACACCGATTTCTTCATGATCGATAGCAACAAAGACGTTTCGGAAGGCTCAGAACAATACGATTGGTTGGAGTGGCAATTGGCCAAGAGCGATGCTACTTGGAAGATCGTGGTACATCATCATCCGCCTTATTCTTCGGAAGAAAACGATCAAGGTGACACCTACATTGGTGCTTCCACTTACACCACAAAGACCATTAATCTGGTGCCTTTGTATGAGAAATATGGTGTGGATTTCTGCCTCTTCGGACACACACACGTTTATGAGCGTTCGTGGCCGTTGTTTGAAAATCGGGTCAATATGAAGAATGGAGTTGTTTATATCAACTCGGGTGGTGCAGGTGGTGGCTTGGAGGATTTCGACCCGAACCGTTCGTGGTTCTCGCACAAGGTATTTGCTGATCATCACTACACTACGTTCGCCATTTTCGATAGAACCTTGGTGTTCAAAGCCATCGACCACGAAGGCCATTTGTTTGACACTTTTCAGCTAGAAAAACCGGAAGAGAAAGGAATCACAAATCGCATGTTGCAACCGCCTCCGCCCATGATCGATGTCGATAAAATGGTTTTTGGTGATGAAGCGAACGTGAGTATGCAAGCGTTGGAAAAGGATTACGCAATTTATTACACCTTGGATGGAAACGAACCGACACAGAAGTCAACGGAATATGTCGGCCCGTTCAAACTGAAAAAGACGACCGAATTGAAAGCGCGAGCTTACACGGCTGACAATCGCGCCAGCCGAATTGTTACACGCAGCCTGAAGCAGATGGATCCGCTTCCAGCGATAACCACTAAGACTGAACGTGGATTGAATTTCAGCTACTACGAATTTGCTGATGACCTCGAAAAACTGCCCGATTTCAGCAAACTAAAAGCCAAGAAAACGGGCGTTCAGCAGACCGTAAATGAAACCGAATGCAATAACTCGAAGGAAGATCTGTGGGGCTTGGTTTTGGATGGTTTGGTGGAACTGGACGAAAGCCGAACGTATCGCTTCTTCACCCGTTCGGATGACGGTTCCAAACTCTACATCGATGGGCAATTGGTTGTAGACAATGATGGTGACCACGGAGCCTTTTGGCAATACGGAGATATCATTCTCGATAAGGGAAAACACGCTTTGAAAATCGAGTATTTCGACCATCATCACGGACAAATGCTCCGCGCGGGCTATCTAGTGGATGGCGACCGTAGGCCATTCACACCATTTCAACTTTCGCATTGA